In a single window of the Arthrobacter sp. StoSoilA2 genome:
- a CDS encoding IclR family transcriptional regulator, producing the protein MSKTSSMGRGMMAILAVGARHAQGYDGGTVADVAADLDKDRSQVSRSLKGALQEGFLARRDQRKYSLGWTILTDAQLVAEQRLKTDGLTALEGLASETNEACFLGVLSGNSTVTIGEQVPASANLVGSWLGRPYPAYCSDAGQALLWDAPDEEVRKIFESVEFVKHGPNTPSSVEDFLARLKEARVRGYSIVDEEAEPGLYSLAAPVRDFKGEVAAALQIVGPKSRIEPHRETYAVALHAWQEWLESMVGGRLQ; encoded by the coding sequence ATGTCAAAGACCTCAAGCATGGGCCGGGGCATGATGGCCATCCTTGCGGTCGGTGCCCGTCACGCGCAAGGATACGACGGCGGGACGGTCGCCGACGTCGCGGCCGACCTGGACAAGGACCGCAGCCAAGTATCGCGAAGCCTCAAGGGTGCCTTGCAGGAGGGATTCCTGGCCCGGAGGGATCAGCGGAAGTACAGCTTGGGTTGGACTATCCTCACGGACGCCCAACTGGTCGCTGAACAACGGCTGAAGACGGACGGGCTGACCGCGCTCGAGGGTCTCGCTTCTGAAACCAACGAGGCGTGCTTCCTTGGCGTGCTCAGCGGCAACAGTACGGTCACCATCGGTGAACAGGTGCCAGCCAGCGCCAACCTCGTGGGATCGTGGCTTGGACGTCCGTATCCTGCCTATTGCAGTGACGCCGGCCAAGCACTTCTGTGGGACGCCCCGGACGAAGAAGTCCGCAAGATCTTCGAATCTGTTGAGTTCGTGAAGCATGGACCCAATACGCCTTCGTCTGTGGAGGACTTCCTGGCGCGGCTCAAGGAAGCTCGCGTGCGCGGCTACTCAATCGTGGACGAAGAAGCTGAGCCGGGACTTTACTCACTGGCCGCCCCCGTACGCGACTTCAAAGGAGAGGTTGCTGCAGCCCTACAGATAGTGGGCCCCAAGTCCCGCATTGAGCCCCACCGCGAAACTTACGCAGTCGCCCTCCATGCTTGGCAGGAGTGGCTTGAGTCGATGGTTGGCGGACGGCTTCAATAG
- a CDS encoding IclR family transcriptional regulator C-terminal domain-containing protein yields MEVSPEASSLAQGLRLVRLVTDREKQGRQLLGVSQLAAELDMEQSRVSRLAQELCDLGLLERLERGPFRAGPRFFSLAASLNVGWVHDSRAELEELVSSLGLRSRLSVRDGVRVLLLRSSTNNSVLGGFAKPGMVTPVWCTGSGRALLWDHSRNELEALLNDVNFIGVGGPAAAHSQAEVDALMERDRSRGFVLAAEEFEYGVWELAVPVRDPSGGILAALSILGTRSDLEGAATELAPLLHSAAHRLGSGT; encoded by the coding sequence TTGGAGGTGTCACCGGAGGCGTCGTCGTTGGCGCAGGGGCTTCGTCTCGTTCGGCTGGTTACTGACCGCGAAAAGCAGGGCCGTCAGTTACTTGGCGTATCCCAACTCGCGGCCGAGCTGGACATGGAGCAGAGCAGGGTTTCGCGCCTGGCCCAGGAACTGTGCGATTTGGGGCTGCTTGAGCGGCTGGAGCGCGGGCCTTTCCGTGCGGGACCTCGGTTCTTCAGCCTGGCCGCCTCCCTCAATGTTGGCTGGGTCCATGATTCGCGTGCGGAGCTGGAAGAGTTGGTCTCGTCCCTGGGACTTAGGTCCCGGCTGTCAGTGCGGGACGGTGTCAGGGTTCTGCTGCTGCGTTCCTCCACCAACAATTCAGTCCTGGGCGGGTTCGCAAAGCCGGGAATGGTCACGCCCGTGTGGTGTACGGGTTCCGGGCGGGCGTTGCTGTGGGACCACTCCCGGAACGAACTGGAAGCCCTGCTTAATGACGTCAATTTCATCGGCGTCGGCGGGCCTGCTGCAGCGCATTCCCAAGCGGAAGTCGACGCCCTCATGGAGCGCGACAGGTCCCGGGGTTTTGTGTTGGCTGCTGAGGAGTTCGAATACGGTGTATGGGAACTGGCCGTACCTGTCCGGGATCCTTCAGGCGGCATCCTTGCTGCGCTCAGTATCCTGGGTACCCGTTCCGATCTTGAGGGGGCCGCTACGGAGCTTGCCCCGCTGCTGCATTCGGCAGCGCACCGGCTCGGTTCCGGGACTTAA
- a CDS encoding intradiol ring-cleavage dioxygenase, with protein MTFPQPHPDHDRGLEFDLSTLLSRRRTLGVLFATGTAAALAACTPGSGGGGASPSSSSSAAATATQSTTAAVSPSATSTVTRALAECGVEIPEETLGPYPGDGSNGPNVLETSGVVRKDITSSFGSSTTKAEGVPLTFTLTLLDNANGCSPLAGAAVYAWHCDRNGKYSLYDSGLKNENYLRGVQEADSNGQVTFTTVYPGAYSGRWPHIHFEVFESMSNTSAAGQVLAVSQIALAEAACKDVYGSPGYESSARNFARSTLAGDNVFGDDGGIYQLATMSGSVQGGYTAALNVTV; from the coding sequence ATGACGTTCCCGCAGCCTCATCCAGACCACGATCGCGGCCTCGAATTCGATCTCTCCACGCTCCTGAGCCGTCGGCGAACGCTCGGGGTCCTGTTCGCCACCGGGACGGCAGCGGCCCTGGCTGCCTGTACGCCGGGTTCCGGAGGTGGCGGCGCATCGCCGTCGTCGTCTTCCAGTGCTGCCGCTACCGCAACACAAAGCACGACGGCGGCCGTATCACCTTCCGCTACCAGTACCGTGACGCGCGCACTCGCCGAATGCGGAGTCGAGATCCCGGAGGAAACCCTCGGCCCCTATCCCGGCGACGGTTCCAACGGGCCGAATGTGCTCGAGACATCGGGAGTAGTTCGAAAGGACATCACTTCAAGCTTCGGCAGCTCTACCACCAAGGCCGAAGGCGTCCCGCTGACTTTCACCCTCACCCTGCTGGACAACGCCAACGGTTGCTCACCGCTGGCAGGTGCGGCGGTCTATGCCTGGCACTGCGACCGGAACGGCAAGTATTCCCTTTACGATTCAGGGCTGAAGAACGAGAACTATTTGCGCGGCGTCCAGGAGGCCGACAGCAACGGCCAAGTCACTTTCACTACTGTCTACCCCGGCGCCTACAGCGGGCGGTGGCCTCATATTCACTTTGAGGTATTTGAATCCATGAGCAACACTTCCGCGGCGGGGCAGGTGTTGGCGGTTTCCCAGATCGCTCTGGCTGAGGCCGCGTGCAAGGACGTGTACGGTTCGCCGGGATACGAGTCGAGTGCCCGAAACTTTGCAAGAAGCACGCTGGCAGGGGACAACGTCTTTGGTGACGATGGAGGCATATATCAGCTGGCCACCATGTCCGGTTCGGTCCAAGGAGGCTACACAGCCGCGCTGAACGTCACGGTTTGA
- a CDS encoding cyclase family protein, producing MGSQLWQQLAPLLEGRTYTDLTHAFHSGQPRFAAFPDESREALFDMEKGDGFTAHRYSIVGQWGTHVDPPSHFVRGGRTLDQIPVEQMLLPLVVLDISDRVRLDEDATPTLADVQSWEERNGKIPAGSFVALRTGWSHRWPDAQAMANKDQAGISHTPGWSQEVLEFLIETRAVAAVGHEQTDTDPGVATSQQDFSLETYVLARDKWQIELLANLDNVPEAGGVLVATWAKPLEGSGFPARVFAIH from the coding sequence ATGGGTTCCCAGTTATGGCAGCAGCTCGCACCCCTGCTCGAAGGCAGGACGTACACCGATCTGACGCATGCGTTCCATTCTGGTCAGCCGCGCTTCGCTGCCTTCCCGGATGAGTCCCGCGAAGCCCTCTTTGACATGGAAAAGGGGGACGGCTTTACTGCCCACCGGTACTCGATCGTCGGCCAATGGGGAACCCATGTGGATCCGCCGTCGCACTTTGTGCGGGGCGGCCGAACACTGGACCAGATACCCGTGGAACAAATGCTCTTGCCCTTGGTTGTCCTGGATATCAGTGACCGTGTTCGCCTCGACGAAGATGCCACTCCAACACTCGCCGACGTCCAGTCCTGGGAGGAGCGGAACGGGAAGATTCCGGCAGGTTCATTTGTGGCGCTCCGGACTGGTTGGAGCCATCGCTGGCCTGATGCCCAAGCAATGGCAAACAAGGACCAAGCCGGCATCAGCCACACTCCCGGCTGGTCACAGGAGGTTCTGGAATTCCTGATCGAGACCCGTGCCGTGGCGGCCGTGGGCCACGAACAAACGGACACTGATCCCGGCGTCGCCACCTCCCAGCAGGACTTCAGCTTGGAAACTTATGTCCTGGCCCGGGACAAGTGGCAGATTGAACTTCTTGCCAATCTGGACAACGTGCCCGAGGCCGGCGGCGTCCTGGTGGCAACATGGGCCAAGCCCTTGGAAGGCAGTGGATTTCCGGCCAGGGTTTTCGCCATCCACTAG
- a CDS encoding response regulator transcription factor, with product MGFRLILEGEVNFHVVGEASDGNEAVRKVEELQPDVVLMDVRMPTMDGIEATRRISDAGSDARVIILTTFDLDEYAFSGLQAGASAFLLKDVAPVELVHAVRLVASGDAVVAPRVTQRLLETYVRGGSVPGQSPSPHRDPLLDDLTPRETEILTTIAEGLSNAEIAHKFFLSEATVKTHVRRILSKLQLRDRVQVVVYAYETGLVVPSNPDY from the coding sequence ATGGGCTTTCGACTCATTCTTGAAGGTGAAGTGAACTTCCATGTGGTGGGCGAGGCATCAGACGGGAACGAGGCCGTCCGGAAGGTTGAGGAGCTGCAGCCGGATGTGGTGCTCATGGACGTCCGAATGCCCACCATGGATGGCATAGAAGCGACGCGCCGCATTTCGGACGCCGGTTCCGATGCCCGGGTCATCATCCTCACCACCTTTGACCTGGATGAATACGCCTTTTCGGGACTGCAGGCGGGTGCTTCTGCATTTCTGCTTAAGGATGTGGCCCCGGTTGAACTCGTGCATGCTGTGCGGCTTGTGGCCAGCGGCGACGCCGTTGTGGCCCCCCGCGTAACGCAGAGGTTGTTGGAGACGTACGTACGCGGCGGCAGCGTGCCCGGCCAATCGCCCAGCCCACACCGCGATCCGTTATTGGACGATCTCACACCCCGCGAGACCGAGATCCTCACGACCATCGCCGAGGGGCTTTCCAATGCGGAGATAGCCCATAAGTTCTTCCTATCCGAGGCAACTGTTAAGACCCATGTCCGCCGCATCCTCAGCAAGCTGCAACTGAGGGACCGGGTGCAAGTGGTTGTGTACGCGTACGAGACCGGACTTGTTGTGCCGAGCAACCCGGACTACTAA
- a CDS encoding amino acid permease, with amino-acid sequence MEPSAPLQLDHLPDAPASPGAPASSTAPASSTAPASSTAPAETGLRRTMGPRHLIMIAMGGVIGSGLFLSSGYTISQAGPLGAVIAYLVGAFVVYLVMACLGELAIAYPVSGAFHIYAARSIGPATGFTTAWLYWLCWAVAIGSEFTASGLLMQRWFPGVEVWVWCVVFAAVLFGFNAISSRFFGESEFWFSIVKVGAIIALIVLGGAALLGFQPLADSGNHPFLFENFNTSGGLFPNGFSGVLVTALAVFYAFSGSELIGVAAGETTDPARNIPKAMRSTVVRLLIFFVGAIAVIAATVPFDQVGLDESPFVTVFSSVGIPYAADIMNFVIITALLSAGNSGLFSCARMLYSLSDEGHAPKALKRLTRRGIPLVALSVSMLGGLASLISSVVAPETVYLALVSVAGFAVVGVWMSITASHFFHRRAFVRKGGQVAELAYKAPFFPLVPILAFTLCLISLVGIAFDPNQVAALYFGIPFVAACYIYFHFRHGRHAVKQVA; translated from the coding sequence ATGGAACCTTCAGCACCCCTGCAACTGGACCATCTACCTGATGCTCCCGCTTCTCCCGGCGCTCCCGCCTCGTCCACCGCTCCCGCCTCGTCCACGGCTCCCGCCTCGTCCACCGCTCCTGCCGAAACCGGCCTCCGCCGAACGATGGGTCCGCGGCACCTCATCATGATCGCGATGGGAGGTGTTATCGGATCGGGCCTGTTCCTCAGTTCGGGCTACACGATTTCCCAGGCAGGCCCGCTCGGTGCTGTCATTGCCTACCTCGTGGGGGCATTCGTGGTCTATCTGGTGATGGCCTGCCTTGGAGAACTCGCGATCGCCTACCCGGTATCGGGCGCCTTCCACATTTACGCCGCACGATCCATCGGTCCGGCCACGGGCTTCACCACGGCCTGGCTCTATTGGCTTTGCTGGGCGGTCGCGATCGGCTCCGAATTCACGGCGTCAGGACTGCTCATGCAGCGGTGGTTCCCTGGCGTCGAAGTCTGGGTGTGGTGCGTTGTGTTCGCAGCAGTCCTCTTCGGATTCAATGCCATCTCCTCCCGGTTCTTCGGAGAATCTGAATTCTGGTTCTCCATCGTCAAAGTGGGGGCGATCATTGCCTTGATCGTCCTTGGCGGAGCCGCACTCCTTGGATTCCAGCCCCTCGCGGACTCCGGTAACCATCCGTTCCTCTTTGAGAACTTCAACACCTCAGGCGGACTCTTTCCCAACGGCTTCTCCGGAGTACTGGTTACTGCCCTGGCGGTCTTCTATGCCTTCTCCGGGTCTGAACTCATCGGGGTTGCTGCCGGAGAAACCACCGATCCTGCGCGGAACATCCCCAAGGCCATGCGTAGCACTGTCGTCCGCCTCCTGATCTTCTTCGTCGGTGCCATTGCCGTCATCGCAGCAACTGTTCCTTTCGATCAGGTGGGACTGGATGAGAGCCCGTTCGTCACAGTGTTCTCCTCTGTGGGTATCCCCTACGCGGCCGACATCATGAACTTCGTCATCATCACGGCACTGTTGTCCGCCGGAAACAGTGGCCTGTTCTCCTGTGCACGCATGCTGTACTCGTTGTCTGATGAAGGGCACGCACCAAAGGCCCTGAAGCGACTGACGCGGCGCGGTATCCCCCTCGTTGCCCTTTCTGTAAGCATGCTTGGCGGGCTGGCATCGCTGATCAGCAGCGTGGTTGCACCGGAAACGGTGTACCTGGCCCTTGTTTCCGTGGCCGGATTCGCTGTGGTGGGCGTATGGATGTCAATCACGGCATCGCACTTCTTCCATCGCCGGGCCTTCGTCCGAAAGGGTGGGCAGGTGGCCGAGCTTGCTTACAAGGCCCCGTTCTTCCCGCTGGTTCCCATCCTGGCATTCACTCTTTGCCTGATCTCACTGGTAGGCATCGCGTTCGATCCAAATCAGGTTGCTGCTCTCTACTTCGGTATTCCGTTCGTAGCCGCCTGCTACATTTACTTCCACTTCAGGCACGGGCGGCACGCGGTTAAGCAGGTCGCCTGA
- a CDS encoding M18 family aminopeptidase encodes MPSNAPAAADHIQDLGAYVSASPSSFHAVHEAGRRLDGAGFTALDELQSWEGGAGKFYVIRDGALIAWVTPESAGPTTGFNILGAHTDSPSFKLKPKPTTGKFGWLQAGVEVYGGPLLNSWLDRELQLAGRLVLRDGTQHLTATGPLLRFPQLAIHLDRAVNDNGLLLSKQQHMNPVFGLGDPANEDLLGLLAGRVEGATVDPADIGGYDVVVADTQAPAVFGANGEFFASGRLDNLSSTHAGLVALIEHAKAGPKDGPIAVLAAFDHEEIGSNSRSGACGPILEDILTRISDGLGASVSQRRQSLAASFCVSADAGHAVHPNYAERHDPVNRPLLNGGPLLKINANQRYATDATGAALWARVCGETNVPYQEYVSNNDLPCGSTIGPLTATRLGIRTVDVGIPLLSMHSARELCGVEDPFRLASVAEQFFRTEV; translated from the coding sequence ATGCCTTCGAATGCCCCCGCAGCAGCTGACCACATCCAGGACCTCGGCGCGTATGTTTCGGCTTCGCCGTCCAGCTTCCATGCAGTGCACGAGGCCGGCAGGCGGCTTGATGGCGCCGGCTTCACCGCGCTGGATGAACTGCAGTCCTGGGAAGGTGGCGCGGGTAAGTTCTATGTCATCCGCGACGGCGCCCTGATCGCGTGGGTCACTCCCGAAAGTGCCGGTCCCACCACGGGCTTCAATATCCTGGGTGCCCACACGGACTCCCCCTCCTTCAAGCTGAAGCCGAAGCCCACCACCGGGAAGTTCGGTTGGCTGCAGGCCGGCGTCGAGGTGTACGGAGGGCCGCTCCTTAACTCCTGGCTGGACCGTGAGCTGCAACTGGCCGGCCGCCTGGTGTTACGCGACGGCACGCAGCACCTGACCGCAACCGGCCCGCTCCTGCGCTTCCCGCAACTCGCCATCCACTTGGACCGTGCGGTTAATGACAACGGCCTGCTTCTGTCCAAGCAGCAGCACATGAATCCGGTCTTCGGGCTCGGTGATCCGGCCAACGAAGATCTTTTGGGCCTGCTTGCCGGGCGCGTCGAGGGCGCCACTGTTGATCCAGCAGATATCGGCGGTTACGACGTCGTCGTGGCGGACACGCAGGCACCTGCGGTTTTCGGCGCCAACGGTGAGTTCTTCGCCTCCGGCCGTTTGGACAACCTTTCCTCCACACACGCTGGCCTGGTGGCATTGATCGAACACGCGAAAGCCGGGCCGAAAGACGGCCCCATCGCTGTCCTCGCGGCGTTTGACCATGAAGAGATCGGTTCCAACTCGCGCTCCGGTGCCTGCGGGCCCATCCTTGAGGACATTTTGACCCGAATCTCTGACGGTCTTGGCGCCTCGGTGAGCCAACGGCGGCAGTCCTTGGCGGCGTCGTTCTGTGTTTCCGCTGACGCCGGCCACGCCGTCCACCCGAACTACGCCGAGAGGCACGATCCCGTCAACCGTCCGTTACTCAACGGTGGGCCGCTGTTGAAGATCAACGCAAACCAGCGTTATGCCACCGATGCCACGGGGGCTGCGCTTTGGGCGCGGGTGTGCGGGGAAACAAATGTGCCGTACCAGGAATATGTATCCAACAACGACCTTCCTTGTGGCTCCACCATTGGTCCACTGACTGCGACGCGGCTGGGGATAAGGACAGTGGATGTCGGCATCCCCCTGCTGTCCATGCACTCGGCTCGGGAATTGTGTGGTGTGGAGGACCCGTTCCGGCTGGCCTCCGTGGCGGAGCAGTTCTTCCGCACTGAGGTCTGA
- a CDS encoding histidine kinase yields the protein MTEASQVKDAPAVTADASFAEIAQRRRGRIRRYFFERPRAMDAVVVLCYVLLALPTIITSIIEGKWLVVGLLLLIATVLTFRRRYPLQVVAAVVVLEVLATVLNPWGSNVSAGLWFALYAVATTRKRPISLVVFGAASLPLSLLYLFMWTSPSSMNTLQDVPENFHLINNIATAVTIMLSNLLATGIGISVRQRREHEAEIAAWAARTTQLGKVTERNRIAREMHDVVAHSLTVMISLSDGAAVVVKKDPDRAGDVLGELSRTGRAALADMRRVLGVLRDDSGRPAPLTPLESGLNLAKLLDGFRTAGLPLHYAHTGPALPADPAFELTVYRIVQESLTNVLRYGRSLSRVDVQVARDGDLVTIDVHDDGRGTREGGESMDSLGTRQGIAGMRERAGIYAGIVTAGPGKRGGWAVHAELHWNGEKGE from the coding sequence ATGACTGAAGCTTCCCAAGTGAAGGACGCGCCGGCTGTAACAGCTGACGCGTCCTTCGCTGAAATTGCCCAGCGCCGCAGGGGCCGGATCCGTCGCTATTTTTTCGAACGTCCCCGTGCGATGGATGCGGTGGTTGTCCTTTGCTACGTCCTTTTGGCCTTGCCCACCATCATTACTTCGATCATCGAGGGCAAGTGGCTCGTCGTCGGGCTCTTGCTGCTGATCGCGACGGTCCTGACATTCCGGCGGCGCTACCCGCTTCAGGTGGTTGCCGCCGTCGTGGTTCTGGAAGTCCTGGCCACTGTGCTGAATCCGTGGGGCTCGAACGTGTCCGCGGGGTTGTGGTTTGCCCTCTACGCGGTCGCCACAACCCGGAAGCGGCCAATTTCGCTGGTGGTGTTTGGCGCTGCGAGCCTGCCGCTCAGCCTGTTGTACCTTTTCATGTGGACAAGTCCCAGCAGTATGAACACCCTGCAGGACGTCCCCGAGAATTTCCACCTCATCAACAACATCGCCACCGCCGTGACCATCATGTTGTCCAACCTGCTGGCTACGGGCATTGGTATCTCGGTCCGCCAGAGGCGGGAGCATGAGGCCGAGATCGCCGCATGGGCGGCGCGGACAACGCAGCTGGGCAAGGTCACCGAGCGCAACAGGATTGCGCGGGAAATGCACGACGTCGTGGCTCACTCCCTGACGGTAATGATCAGTTTGTCGGACGGTGCGGCAGTGGTGGTCAAGAAGGACCCCGACCGCGCCGGCGACGTCCTGGGTGAGCTGTCCCGAACGGGCAGGGCAGCGCTTGCGGACATGCGGCGGGTGCTCGGAGTCCTGCGCGACGATTCCGGCCGCCCGGCGCCACTGACTCCGCTCGAGTCCGGGCTTAACCTCGCCAAGCTGCTGGATGGTTTCCGTACGGCCGGCCTGCCGCTGCACTACGCGCACACTGGCCCCGCGCTTCCGGCCGATCCTGCTTTCGAGCTCACCGTGTACCGGATTGTGCAGGAATCGCTGACCAATGTCCTCCGCTACGGACGCTCGCTCAGCCGCGTGGACGTGCAGGTAGCCCGCGACGGCGATCTGGTCACCATCGACGTGCACGACGACGGCCGTGGAACCCGGGAGGGTGGCGAGTCGATGGACAGCCTGGGAACACGGCAAGGCATTGCCGGAATGCGTGAACGGGCTGGAATCTATGCTGGAATCGTTACTGCCGGTCCGGGTAAAAGGGGAGGCTGGGCGGTCCACGCCGAGCTGCACTGGAACGGCGAAAAGGGGGAATAG
- a CDS encoding ABC transporter permease has protein sequence MSTTTLDRKSMRNSVGPGPAFHRVLNSEFIKFRTLLSTLILLASTALVMVGFAALSAWGTGQFAEQAARDPEAAAAIAAQGGDIAVSIPTSGIAFAQLILGSLGVLLMSSEFTTGMARSTFAAVPKRLSPFLAKLIVVMVSAFLLTAVSTFVAGLVSLPIVDNYDLKLDLSSSQSVKLLLVNSIYVAAVAAIGMALGTIVRNSAGGIMSLVGLFFVAPIAFQLIPGDFFVEARKYLPGNTINPMTAVEHVPDTLEVWQAALVLGAWVVVPVALAMVLLKKRDV, from the coding sequence ATGAGCACCACCACTTTGGACCGCAAGTCCATGCGCAACTCCGTTGGGCCGGGACCGGCCTTCCACCGCGTACTGAACTCCGAGTTCATCAAGTTCCGCACGTTGTTGTCCACGCTGATTCTCCTGGCATCCACGGCGTTGGTCATGGTTGGCTTCGCAGCACTCTCGGCTTGGGGTACGGGACAGTTCGCCGAGCAAGCTGCGAGGGATCCCGAAGCCGCCGCAGCCATTGCTGCGCAGGGCGGCGACATCGCAGTCAGCATTCCCACCTCCGGCATCGCATTCGCCCAGTTGATCCTCGGTTCGTTGGGCGTCCTGCTCATGAGCTCGGAATTCACTACGGGAATGGCGCGCTCCACGTTCGCTGCGGTCCCCAAGAGGCTCTCGCCGTTCCTGGCCAAGCTGATAGTCGTGATGGTCAGTGCCTTCCTGTTGACGGCTGTGTCCACCTTCGTAGCCGGCCTCGTGTCACTCCCGATCGTGGACAACTACGATCTCAAGCTGGACCTCAGCAGCTCGCAATCGGTAAAGCTTTTGCTCGTCAACAGCATTTACGTGGCGGCCGTGGCAGCGATTGGCATGGCACTGGGAACCATCGTCCGCAACTCGGCAGGAGGCATCATGAGCCTCGTGGGCCTGTTCTTTGTGGCCCCGATTGCATTCCAGCTCATTCCCGGCGATTTCTTCGTGGAAGCCCGCAAGTATCTTCCGGGCAACACCATCAACCCGATGACCGCCGTCGAGCATGTTCCTGACACCCTGGAAGTCTGGCAGGCCGCCCTGGTTCTCGGCGCCTGGGTTGTGGTGCCTGTGGCCTTGGCCATGGTCCTGTTGAAAAAGCGGGATGTCTAG